Proteins from one Planctomycetota bacterium genomic window:
- a CDS encoding four helix bundle protein: MEDNKSRFKDDFKKRLYSFTLKMIEFIDKLPKDNVSRRIGDQLLRSGTSVIGNYIEGQSASSRKDFTNFFNIALKSANESKLWFALLRDINRTSAEDVKWFLAELHEISNIFGSSILTLRGRK; encoded by the coding sequence ATGGAAGACAACAAATCACGGTTTAAGGATGATTTTAAAAAGAGATTATACAGCTTTACTTTAAAGATGATAGAATTTATCGATAAACTGCCTAAAGACAATGTTTCCAGGAGAATCGGCGACCAGTTGCTTAGAAGCGGGACCAGCGTTATCGGCAATTATATCGAAGGGCAATCCGCGAGCAGCCGCAAGGATTTTACCAATTTCTTTAACATTGCCCTTAAATCAGCCAATGAGAGCAAACTATGGTTCGCTTTGCTGAGAGACATCAACAGGACATCGGCTGAAGATGTTAAATGGTTTTTGGCGGAACTGCATGAAATTAGCAATATATTCGGTTCAAGCATTCTAACGCTGAGGGGACGAAAGTAA
- a CDS encoding electron transfer flavoprotein subunit alpha/FixB family protein, whose product MPNPILVFVENKDGTLKKGAIEALSEAKRLSDALKSEVVALVIGNNLGSAAKEPAFYGATKVLTVEGAAFGHYTTAPYTKAMVAAFNKVKPDAILFPATLNGKDLAGSVAGALGTSALQDVISINADGGTLTARRPVYAGKAIITVKALKAPSIISLRPKMFTAAKSDQSKQSQVEKLDVAIDANDQRVKVKEVLKAATAKIELTEADIIVSGGRGMKGPEHYKIIEELAAILKAAVGASRAAVDAGWRPHEDQVGQTGKTVCPTMYVACGISGAIQHLAGMSSSKCIVAINKDPEAPIFKVANYGIVGDLFEVVPALANELKKNQG is encoded by the coding sequence ATGCCCAATCCGATATTAGTATTCGTGGAAAACAAAGACGGCACACTTAAAAAGGGAGCGATAGAAGCCTTATCCGAAGCGAAGAGGCTGTCCGACGCCTTAAAATCCGAGGTCGTCGCGTTAGTGATCGGAAATAACCTTGGCTCTGCCGCCAAGGAACCGGCTTTTTACGGAGCCACTAAAGTGCTGACCGTGGAAGGTGCCGCTTTCGGGCATTACACGACCGCGCCTTACACTAAGGCAATGGTTGCAGCCTTCAACAAAGTGAAACCTGACGCGATATTATTCCCGGCCACCCTGAACGGTAAAGACCTGGCCGGAAGCGTTGCCGGAGCATTGGGAACAAGCGCCCTGCAGGATGTCATCTCCATAAACGCGGATGGCGGTACCCTTACGGCAAGACGTCCGGTTTACGCCGGCAAGGCAATCATCACGGTAAAAGCGTTAAAGGCGCCATCAATAATATCATTAAGGCCAAAGATGTTTACAGCCGCCAAATCCGACCAATCCAAACAGTCACAAGTTGAGAAACTGGATGTGGCGATTGACGCTAACGACCAGCGGGTCAAGGTGAAGGAAGTGCTTAAAGCGGCCACGGCAAAGATAGAGCTGACCGAGGCGGATATCATTGTTTCCGGCGGGCGCGGGATGAAAGGGCCGGAGCATTATAAGATAATCGAAGAACTCGCGGCGATATTGAAAGCGGCGGTGGGCGCCTCGCGCGCGGCGGTGGATGCCGGCTGGCGTCCTCATGAAGACCAGGTGGGCCAGACCGGAAAGACCGTCTGCCCGACGATGTATGTCGCCTGCGGGATTTCCGGGGCGATACAGCATTTGGCGGGAATGTCCTCATCCAAGTGCATCGTGGCGATAAACAAAGACCCGGAAGCGCCGATATTCAAGGTGGCCAATTACGGCATCGTGGGGGATTTATTCGAAGTGGTGCCGGCATTAGCCAATGAGCTGAAGAAAAACCAGGGGTAA
- a CDS encoding DUF3187 family protein — MIKSYICLVIFLLLIIFPALYAEDVDNNQYPFCSDNVGYGPLNLSSQSPLQLLRIPIRPDSPSTLLRGRKEILTTITWSNLWMIKENRFIVDAEIIRLLTEFNYGLTDRWQIGVEIPVTCVTGGIMDGLAENTHNILNIGQHKRTDYPRNRVKIELLNKTDNTYFTETNKTLTIDDIICCAKYKLTCGNIMAPACAVSLSVKLPTGNTRLPLSGHGVDAGLSFSVSKQWSGFNLYGGLGYSYYGEETMGGIELRRGQNSFWVAGEYRIARKASLITQYLANTGGAKYFYDFSDTSHEITFGMKYQVSSRHLLEFGVLENLINFDNSPDIGFHFGLLSRF; from the coding sequence ATGATAAAAAGTTATATCTGTCTCGTAATATTTCTTCTTCTGATTATATTCCCGGCACTTTATGCTGAGGATGTTGATAATAACCAATATCCCTTTTGCTCTGATAATGTCGGTTATGGGCCGCTGAACTTATCCAGCCAATCGCCTTTGCAATTACTTCGCATTCCTATTCGGCCGGACAGTCCTTCTACTTTATTAAGAGGGCGAAAAGAAATACTTACTACTATAACCTGGTCAAACCTATGGATGATTAAGGAAAACAGATTTATTGTTGATGCCGAAATAATCCGTTTGTTGACCGAGTTTAATTATGGTTTAACTGACCGTTGGCAGATAGGCGTAGAAATTCCGGTTACTTGTGTCACCGGGGGAATCATGGACGGATTGGCTGAGAATACACATAATATTTTAAATATCGGGCAACACAAACGCACCGATTACCCGCGTAATAGGGTCAAGATTGAATTGCTGAATAAAACAGACAATACCTACTTTACCGAAACGAACAAGACATTAACCATTGATGATATAATATGTTGTGCTAAATACAAACTTACCTGCGGCAATATCATGGCTCCCGCTTGTGCCGTCTCGCTTTCTGTTAAGTTGCCTACCGGGAATACCAGGCTGCCCTTAAGCGGCCACGGGGTTGATGCCGGATTGTCTTTTTCGGTTTCCAAACAATGGAGTGGATTTAATTTATATGGAGGGCTCGGCTACAGTTATTATGGGGAAGAAACAATGGGAGGGATTGAACTACGCCGCGGGCAGAATTCTTTCTGGGTGGCTGGTGAATACCGTATAGCGCGCAAGGCTTCGCTGATAACGCAATATTTAGCCAATACTGGTGGAGCAAAATATTTCTATGACTTTTCGGATACATCTCACGAAATTACATTCGGCATGAAATATCAGGTTTCGTCCAGGCATCTCTTGGAATTCGGCGTATTGGAAAACCTGATAAACTTTGATAACAGCCCGGATATAGGTTTTCATTTCGGGTTGCTTTCCAGGTTTTGA
- the gcvPB gene encoding aminomethyl-transferring glycine dehydrogenase subunit GcvPB: MSKLIFEESRKGSCGCIIPANDIHDKETAKLIPAKYLRLHDAALPEVNEITIVRHYTNLSKRNVGVDDSFYPLGSCTMKYNPKINESIAAMDGFAKMHPYQDGAASQGMLELMFELGEYLKEIAGMDSITLQPAAGAHGEFTGIKLIRAYLKDKGNPRKYILIPDSAHGTNPASVAFCGYSPIEIKSNSDGNVDLADLKSKLTPDVAAMMLTIPNTLGLFDNQIKEIAELLHKNGSFLYMDGANLNALMGIMKPSEAGVDVLHINLHKTFATPHGGGGPGAGPVACVEKLAPFLPIPVINKDKNVFSLDYDRPKSMGRVRAFYGNIAVLVKAYVYIRILGPEGIKRVSEIAVLNANYVMAHLKKYYPVAYERACMHECVLTGEEHHKKYGIRTLDIAKRLLDYGFHPPTIYFPLIVHEALMIEPTETESKQTLDRFIEVMIKIDEEAQKDPEAVKSAPHFCSVKRLDEVAAARNLTLRWKGKI, from the coding sequence ATGTCCAAACTTATCTTTGAAGAATCGCGCAAAGGAAGCTGTGGTTGCATTATTCCCGCCAATGATATCCACGATAAAGAGACGGCTAAATTAATCCCTGCCAAATACCTGCGCCTACATGACGCGGCGCTCCCGGAAGTGAATGAAATCACAATCGTCCGCCATTATACCAACCTTTCCAAACGAAATGTCGGGGTGGATGATTCCTTCTACCCGCTGGGCTCCTGCACGATGAAATATAATCCCAAGATAAACGAGAGCATTGCCGCCATGGACGGCTTCGCCAAGATGCACCCCTACCAGGACGGGGCGGCTTCCCAGGGGATGCTCGAACTTATGTTTGAACTGGGCGAATACCTTAAAGAAATCGCCGGAATGGATTCTATTACACTCCAGCCGGCCGCCGGCGCGCACGGTGAATTCACCGGAATAAAACTCATCCGCGCCTACCTAAAGGATAAGGGCAATCCCCGGAAATACATCCTGATACCGGATTCCGCACACGGGACGAATCCGGCCAGCGTGGCTTTCTGCGGTTACAGCCCCATCGAGATAAAATCCAATAGCGACGGCAATGTCGACCTCGCAGACCTTAAATCCAAGCTCACGCCCGACGTCGCGGCAATGATGCTGACCATCCCGAATACGCTGGGCTTATTCGATAACCAGATAAAGGAAATCGCCGAGCTCCTCCACAAGAACGGCTCGTTTTTATATATGGACGGGGCAAACCTGAACGCGCTGATGGGCATCATGAAGCCGTCCGAAGCCGGGGTGGACGTCTTACATATAAATCTTCATAAAACATTCGCCACTCCGCACGGCGGCGGCGGACCGGGCGCGGGACCGGTTGCCTGCGTCGAAAAGCTTGCCCCCTTCCTCCCGATTCCGGTAATAAATAAAGATAAAAATGTATTCTCTCTCGATTACGACCGGCCGAAATCCATGGGACGGGTGAGGGCTTTTTACGGGAATATCGCGGTCCTGGTCAAGGCATACGTCTATATCAGGATACTGGGGCCGGAGGGAATAAAGCGGGTGAGCGAGATTGCCGTCCTTAACGCCAATTACGTCATGGCGCACCTCAAGAAATATTATCCGGTTGCCTACGAGCGCGCCTGCATGCACGAATGCGTCCTGACGGGCGAGGAGCACCACAAGAAATACGGCATCCGGACATTGGATATCGCCAAGCGATTACTCGATTACGGGTTCCATCCGCCGACCATCTATTTCCCGCTGATTGTCCACGAAGCGCTGATGATAGAACCGACCGAGACGGAATCCAAGCAGACGCTGGACCGGTTTATCGAGGTGATGATAAAGATAGATGAGGAAGCCCAAAAAGACCCGGAGGCGGTGAAATCCGCCCCGCATTTCTGCTCGGTGAAACGGCTGGATGAAGTCGCCGCAGCCCGTAATTTAACATTACGCTGGAAGGGTAAAATATAA
- a CDS encoding DegT/DnrJ/EryC1/StrS family aminotransferase, with the protein MKVPFVDLTAQYESIKSEIAAKITDIISRGDFILGKDLEQFESEFAAYSGVKYGIGVASGTDALYLALLACDIGKGDEVITAANTFIATAIAISQTGAKPVLADIDRKTYNLDPKHLFKLITKNTKAIIPVHLCGQPAQVAEIKEIAAKHKLRVIEDAAQAHGAYFDGKNKVGSLSDLACFSFYPAKNLGAYGDGGMIITNSPELAEKARLLRNYGQKIKNEHSVMGFNSRLDNLHAAVLRIKLKYLDEWNDKRRRNGKIYYELFGASSPVVLPNPEKGDHIYHLYVVLAENRNKLADFLKKREIASGMHYPIPVHLQPCYKHLGYHKGDCPNAEYYAENTLSLPMYPELSLEQIKWVVDSVKEFYG; encoded by the coding sequence ATGAAAGTCCCGTTTGTCGACTTAACCGCCCAGTATGAATCCATTAAAAGCGAAATCGCCGCCAAAATCACCGATATTATCTCACGGGGCGATTTTATCCTGGGGAAAGACCTCGAGCAATTTGAGTCCGAATTTGCCGCCTATAGCGGCGTGAAGTACGGCATTGGCGTGGCTTCCGGGACAGATGCTTTATACCTGGCCCTTTTAGCCTGCGATATAGGGAAAGGAGATGAGGTTATTACTGCGGCTAATACTTTTATTGCTACTGCCATTGCCATTTCCCAAACTGGCGCCAAACCGGTTTTGGCGGATATAGATCGCAAAACTTATAACCTTGATCCAAAACACCTATTTAAATTAATTACTAAAAACACCAAGGCGATTATTCCGGTGCACCTTTGCGGGCAGCCAGCTCAAGTGGCTGAAATAAAAGAAATCGCCGCGAAGCATAAATTGCGGGTAATTGAAGACGCCGCCCAGGCGCATGGTGCATATTTTGACGGTAAAAATAAAGTCGGTTCTTTAAGCGATTTGGCCTGCTTCAGCTTTTATCCGGCCAAGAACCTCGGGGCTTACGGAGATGGCGGAATGATTATTACAAACAGCCCCGAACTTGCCGAAAAAGCGCGTCTTCTGCGTAATTACGGGCAAAAGATTAAAAACGAACATTCCGTTATGGGATTCAACAGCCGTTTGGATAATCTACATGCGGCAGTGTTGCGGATTAAGCTTAAATATCTCGATGAATGGAACGATAAACGCCGCAGGAACGGAAAAATATACTATGAGCTTTTTGGTGCATCATCACCGGTGGTTCTTCCGAATCCCGAAAAAGGCGACCATATTTATCACTTGTATGTCGTGCTTGCAGAAAACAGGAATAAACTAGCGGACTTCCTTAAGAAGCGCGAAATCGCCTCAGGCATGCATTACCCGATTCCGGTTCATCTCCAGCCTTGCTACAAACATTTGGGGTATCACAAGGGAGATTGCCCCAATGCCGAATATTATGCGGAAAACACCTTGAGCCTGCCTATGTATCCGGAGCTTTCCCTCGAACAGATAAAATGGGTTGTTGACTCGGTCAAGGAGTTTTATGGTTAG
- a CDS encoding transposase: protein MSRAIYLTDKQWVATKPLLPKLKSKGRPCKNNREVLEGILWVLRTGARWKDLPDKYPSPSTCWRRLKL, encoded by the coding sequence ATGAGTAGGGCAATATATTTAACAGATAAACAATGGGTGGCAACAAAGCCATTACTACCTAAATTAAAGAGTAAAGGGCGCCCATGTAAAAATAACAGGGAGGTTTTAGAAGGAATATTATGGGTTTTAAGAACCGGGGCCAGGTGGAAGGATTTACCCGATAAATATCCTAGTCCGAGCACCTGTTGGCGCCGGTTAAAACTATGA
- a CDS encoding LptF/LptG family permease codes for MIKKIDAYIIRYFLFSMLIITFILLGLYLVIDFFTKLTPFMETNQASALALIFKYYIYRFPIYLVDLLPIIILATAMITVSRFIKTNEFIPMLFSGISMRRIISPILTIALIMVVVTFLINEMIIPLLESEISHTDKILRFEGAERYILTQDDSRNSLLIERYDYTHKKMTNINMVNFNQSKAFNSTLSAEYGIWYPEIIPNMSSISVTGPGWVVYNGVEYTYNPVNGARQIKRFGEEGYYLQTSLTPTDLERSEKSLSYMGVYDLSSRILQYPHQVHLKIQLYNKFVIPFSLFILVFAGIPFLLLGESRNLFTGIGICLVVSIAFFVTQFFFINLGNKGILPAPFAVTLPLVIFGTIGLVFMKRVHT; via the coding sequence ATGATAAAAAAGATTGATGCGTATATTATCAGGTACTTCCTTTTCTCCATGCTGATTATCACCTTTATTCTCTTGGGGTTATATCTGGTAATCGATTTTTTCACCAAGCTTACCCCGTTCATGGAAACAAACCAGGCTTCGGCTTTGGCGCTTATTTTTAAGTACTACATTTATCGCTTTCCCATTTACCTGGTCGACCTTTTGCCGATTATCATCCTAGCGACCGCAATGATTACAGTCAGCCGTTTTATAAAAACGAATGAATTTATCCCTATGCTCTTTTCTGGGATAAGCATGCGCCGGATTATTTCGCCCATTCTTACGATTGCATTAATTATGGTTGTGGTAACATTTCTTATAAATGAAATGATTATTCCCCTTTTAGAGAGTGAAATATCACATACGGATAAGATACTAAGGTTTGAAGGTGCCGAGCGTTATATTCTTACCCAAGATGATTCAAGAAACAGCTTACTTATTGAACGTTATGACTATACCCATAAGAAGATGACTAATATAAACATGGTGAATTTTAATCAATCAAAGGCGTTTAATTCGACCCTTTCTGCGGAATACGGCATCTGGTATCCGGAGATAATTCCAAATATGAGTTCGATAAGTGTTACCGGACCGGGATGGGTTGTTTATAACGGGGTGGAATACACTTATAACCCGGTAAACGGGGCGCGGCAGATAAAACGTTTTGGGGAAGAAGGCTATTACCTGCAAACAAGCCTTACTCCGACTGACCTGGAACGTTCGGAAAAATCGCTTTCCTATATGGGCGTTTACGATTTGTCGTCCCGCATCCTGCAATATCCGCATCAGGTGCACTTGAAGATACAGTTATATAATAAATTTGTCATTCCGTTTTCTCTTTTTATCCTGGTCTTTGCCGGAATTCCCTTCCTCTTGCTGGGAGAATCACGCAATTTATTTACCGGTATCGGCATATGCTTGGTTGTCAGCATTGCCTTTTTTGTAACGCAGTTCTTTTTCATTAACTTGGGAAATAAAGGGATACTCCCGGCCCCGTTTGCCGTGACTCTTCCATTGGTTATTTTCGGGACTATCGGATTGGTTTTTATGAAAAGGGTTCATACATAA
- a CDS encoding electron transfer flavoprotein subunit beta/FixA family protein — MKIAVCIRRVPSTETTVKVAADGKTLDPAGVEYIVSPFDEIALEEGLRVKEKLGAEGNEVIAVTVGPAEAATTLRTCLAMGADKAILLKDDKLYQRAPYEIAQGLSAALKELAPDIIFFGKQAVDDDNSQVPTITAQLLNLPFVGLIVKLDLAGKTATVQREIDGGKEVLEVVLPAVFSAQKGLNEPRYPSLKGIMAAKKKPMEEKAANITANTLEVLKMEYPPSRPPGKIVGKGVEAVPELVKLLKEEAKII; from the coding sequence ATGAAGATTGCTGTATGCATCAGAAGAGTTCCGTCAACCGAGACCACGGTCAAGGTTGCCGCGGACGGCAAGACACTTGACCCGGCAGGCGTGGAATATATCGTCAGCCCCTTTGACGAAATCGCGCTGGAAGAGGGCCTAAGGGTCAAGGAAAAACTCGGGGCGGAAGGCAACGAGGTGATTGCCGTAACCGTCGGCCCGGCCGAGGCCGCCACGACATTAAGGACGTGTTTGGCAATGGGCGCGGATAAAGCCATACTCTTGAAAGACGACAAGCTTTACCAAAGAGCCCCATATGAAATCGCCCAGGGCTTGAGCGCGGCATTGAAAGAGCTTGCGCCGGACATCATATTTTTCGGCAAGCAGGCGGTGGATGACGACAACTCCCAGGTACCCACGATAACCGCCCAGCTTTTGAACCTGCCCTTTGTCGGATTAATCGTAAAGTTAGATTTAGCAGGTAAAACCGCGACGGTTCAGCGCGAGATAGACGGCGGGAAGGAAGTCTTAGAGGTGGTCCTGCCGGCGGTCTTTAGCGCGCAGAAGGGCCTGAACGAGCCGCGGTATCCTTCGCTAAAAGGAATCATGGCGGCAAAGAAGAAACCGATGGAGGAAAAAGCCGCCAATATCACAGCGAACACACTGGAAGTTTTAAAGATGGAATACCCGCCCAGCCGCCCGCCCGGAAAGATTGTCGGCAAAGGCGTTGAGGCGGTTCCGGAACTGGTAAAGTTATTGAAGGAAGAGGCTAAAATAATCTAA
- the fabF gene encoding beta-ketoacyl-ACP synthase II, translated as MNCPAKRRVVITGLGAITPLGHNPEDYWQALLAGKSGAARITAFDTTGYDVTIGAEVKNFQPGQWMDEREARRMDRFSQFGMASAAQAVKEGNIDFTKLDPKKCGVIMGSGIGGFIEYEEQHNKLLQKGPTRVSPFFIPKLMINAVCGQIAIYYKLNGPNFMVSSACASANHAMGIALRTIQHGEADLVITGGTESAVTVMGLSGFAALKALSNRNNEPEKASRPFDKDRNGFVLGEGCGVLIFEELEHAKKRNAKIYAEVLGFGMNDDGNHITAPDPAGIKPAEAMRLAMEDAGVKPEDVNYVNAHGTSTELNDLTETKAIKIAFGEHARKLAISSTKSMTGHLLGAAGAVELIACVMSIRDNKVHPTINYETPDPNCDLDYVPNKARAMQVNVAISNTFGFGGHNATMVVGKYKP; from the coding sequence ATGAACTGTCCAGCCAAAAGACGCGTGGTCATCACCGGCTTGGGAGCGATTACTCCACTCGGGCACAACCCGGAAGATTACTGGCAGGCATTGCTTGCCGGCAAAAGCGGCGCGGCGCGGATTACCGCCTTTGACACAACCGGCTATGACGTGACCATCGGCGCGGAGGTGAAAAACTTCCAGCCCGGGCAATGGATGGATGAACGAGAAGCCCGCCGTATGGACCGTTTTTCCCAATTCGGCATGGCGTCAGCCGCCCAGGCAGTCAAAGAGGGCAATATAGATTTCACCAAGCTTGATCCCAAAAAGTGCGGGGTAATCATGGGCTCCGGTATCGGCGGATTTATCGAATACGAGGAACAGCACAATAAGCTCCTGCAAAAGGGGCCGACCCGGGTATCGCCTTTCTTTATTCCAAAGCTCATGATAAACGCCGTTTGCGGACAGATTGCCATTTATTATAAGCTCAACGGGCCGAACTTCATGGTTTCTTCGGCCTGCGCATCGGCAAACCACGCGATGGGAATCGCCTTAAGGACGATACAACACGGCGAAGCGGATTTAGTCATCACCGGCGGGACGGAATCCGCCGTGACGGTCATGGGGTTATCCGGTTTTGCCGCGCTTAAAGCCCTTTCCAACCGCAACAACGAACCGGAAAAAGCCAGCCGCCCGTTTGACAAGGACCGGAACGGATTCGTCCTGGGCGAAGGCTGCGGTGTTTTGATATTTGAAGAACTCGAACACGCTAAAAAGCGTAACGCTAAAATATACGCGGAGGTTTTAGGATTCGGGATGAATGATGACGGCAACCACATCACCGCGCCGGACCCGGCAGGCATCAAGCCGGCCGAGGCAATGCGGTTGGCCATGGAAGACGCGGGGGTGAAACCGGAAGATGTCAATTACGTCAACGCGCACGGAACATCCACGGAGCTGAATGATTTGACGGAAACCAAGGCGATTAAAATAGCTTTCGGCGAACACGCCAGGAAGCTTGCCATAAGCTCAACCAAATCCATGACCGGACATTTGCTGGGCGCAGCCGGAGCGGTGGAACTGATTGCCTGCGTAATGTCAATACGCGATAATAAGGTCCATCCAACTATCAACTATGAAACACCCGACCCGAATTGCGACCTGGATTATGTTCCGAACAAGGCAAGGGCGATGCAGGTAAATGTCGCCATCTCCAACACTTTCGGCTTCGGCGGGCACAACGCTACGATGGTCGTGGGCAAATACAAGCCATAG
- the acpP gene encoding acyl carrier protein, which yields MPTTQEIQDKVIEIVCKQLGVDKAKVSVETSFVNDLGADSLDTVELVMEMEDAFGLSIPDEDAEKIQTVNDAITYIEKALKK from the coding sequence ATGCCGACAACACAGGAAATACAGGATAAGGTGATAGAAATAGTCTGCAAACAGCTTGGCGTGGACAAGGCCAAGGTTTCCGTGGAGACATCATTCGTCAACGATTTAGGCGCGGATTCGCTGGATACGGTGGAACTGGTCATGGAAATGGAAGACGCGTTCGGGCTTTCCATCCCTGATGAAGACGCCGAGAAAATCCAGACCGTCAACGACGCCATCACTTATATAGAAAAGGCTTTGAAGAAATGA
- a CDS encoding transposase, translated as MVVADGKGIPLGVSVHSASPHEVKLANKTIEKVGKKPKCLVCDKAYDSKKLRSEWKEQGIELIAPHRNNRRKKIQDGRKLRRYKRRWKIERSIA; from the coding sequence ATGGTGGTGGCGGACGGCAAAGGTATTCCTTTGGGGGTGTCCGTGCACTCTGCCTCGCCACATGAAGTAAAACTGGCCAATAAAACGATAGAAAAAGTGGGCAAAAAGCCGAAGTGTTTGGTTTGTGATAAGGCGTATGATTCGAAGAAATTGCGTAGTGAATGGAAGGAACAAGGAATAGAGCTGATAGCTCCACATAGAAATAACAGAAGAAAAAAGATCCAAGATGGGAGGAAATTGAGGAGGTATAAACGCAGATGGAAAATAGAACGGTCTATTGCATGA
- a CDS encoding LptF/LptG family permease, producing MILQKYIAKEVVKAFLLILIVLFAIIIITGPFFKFYKQYEAVGAEFLADILPYFIPQVLGFIIPLAIMIASVFVFGRLSEDNEIMAIRSSGIFLGRIIWPVVFFGLLLSMLIVWFNIHVIPSALNGTRIVTVDTIKNNIVSPSLINRSLKLSQKYQIYYNDIKDNTLYDVSIAQLDKNGNLYEHIKAEEGKLDFDEETSQMILSLKKVTEIIWEGEKGKKEPRVLPNLGSMQSVLDLSRRLLPKSKNLSAMSLNELDKLIEKNQTERFRMSEILVEKHRRFAFGFTPLLFLLIGMPVGIIVHKGSKVAGLGISALIVFAGYYPLTILFTRLGEKNFIMPQFAVWLPNAVILAGAAVLTYIILRK from the coding sequence ATGATTCTGCAAAAATATATTGCCAAAGAAGTTGTCAAGGCTTTTTTGCTTATTCTCATCGTGCTATTCGCTATAATTATTATTACGGGCCCTTTTTTCAAGTTTTACAAACAATATGAAGCGGTCGGCGCGGAGTTTTTAGCAGATATCTTGCCTTATTTCATCCCGCAGGTTTTAGGATTTATTATTCCACTCGCTATTATGATTGCCAGTGTATTTGTCTTCGGCAGGCTATCCGAAGATAATGAAATAATGGCTATCCGCAGTAGCGGGATTTTCCTGGGCAGGATAATCTGGCCCGTGGTTTTCTTTGGCTTGCTTTTAAGCATGTTAATTGTTTGGTTTAATATACATGTCATACCCAGCGCATTAAACGGGACTCGTATAGTTACCGTGGATACCATTAAGAATAATATTGTTTCTCCCAGCCTTATCAATCGCAGCCTTAAATTATCCCAGAAATACCAGATTTATTACAACGATATAAAAGATAATACGCTCTATGACGTTTCCATTGCACAATTGGATAAAAACGGTAATCTTTATGAACATATTAAAGCTGAAGAGGGGAAACTTGATTTTGACGAGGAAACTTCTCAAATGATACTTTCCCTGAAAAAAGTAACGGAAATAATCTGGGAAGGGGAAAAAGGGAAAAAGGAACCTCGTGTTTTGCCTAATCTCGGTTCTATGCAGAGTGTGCTTGACCTTTCCAGAAGGCTTTTGCCTAAATCGAAAAACCTCTCCGCGATGAGCCTTAATGAATTGGACAAGCTGATAGAGAAAAATCAGACTGAAAGATTCAGGATGAGCGAAATACTCGTGGAAAAACACCGTCGTTTTGCCTTTGGTTTTACTCCCTTGCTTTTCCTTTTAATCGGCATGCCTGTCGGGATCATTGTCCACAAAGGAAGTAAAGTAGCAGGGCTTGGTATAAGCGCCCTGATTGTTTTTGCGGGTTATTATCCTTTAACCATCCTTTTTACGCGTTTAGGCGAAAAGAATTTTATTATGCCCCAATTTGCCGTGTGGCTTCCCAATGCCGTGATTCTTGCGGGGGCCGCTGTTTTAACTTATATTATACTGCGCAAATAA